Proteins encoded within one genomic window of Theobroma cacao cultivar B97-61/B2 chromosome 7, Criollo_cocoa_genome_V2, whole genome shotgun sequence:
- the LOC18594402 gene encoding zinc finger BED domain-containing protein RICESLEEPER 1 → MEVANESAIKKPKRLTSVVWNHFERVRKADVCYAVCVHCNKKLSGSSNSGTTHLRNHLMRCLKRSNYDVSQLLAAKRRKKDNTLTIANISYDEGQRKEDYIKPTIVKYEQDQRKDEVFNLGSSRFDQERSRLDLARMIILHGYPLAMVEHVGFKVFVKNLQPLFDLVPNSTIELFCMEIYGKEKQKVYDMLSKLQGRINLAVEMWSSPENSNYLCLTAHYIDDDWKLQKKILNFVTLDSSHTEDLLSEVIMKCLMDWDIECKLFAMTFDDCSTNDDIVLRIKEQISENRPRLSNGQLLDVRSAAHVLNSLVQDAVEALQVVIQKIRGSVRYVKSSQSIQGKFNEIAQQTGIISQKSLVLDCPIRWNSTYVMLETAVEYRNAFCHLPELDPDLALSDDEWEWASSVTGYLKLFIEIINVFSGNKCPTANIYFPEICHVHIQLIEWCKSPDNFLSSLAAKMKAKFDKYWSKCSLALAVAAILDPRFKMKLVEYYYSQIYGSTALERIKEVSDGIKELFNAYSICSTLIDEGTALPGSSLPSSSNDSRDRLKGFDKFLHETAQSQSAISDLEKYLEEAVFPRNCDFNILNWWRVHTPRYPILSMMARDVLGTPMSTVAQESAFNAGGRVLDSCRSSLTADTRQALICTRDWLWMQSDDPSPSSSHYALPLYVEAN, encoded by the exons ATGGAAGTGGCTAATGAATCAGCTATTAAGAAACCAAAGAGGTTGACTTCTGTCGTATGGAACCACTTTGAAAGGGTTAGGAAAGCTGACGTATGTTATGCAGTATGTGTTCATTGTAATAAGAAATTAAGTGGATCAAGTAATAGTGGAACCACCCATCTGAGAAACCACTTAATGCGGTGCTTGAAAAGATCTAACTATGATGTTTCCCAACTACTTGCAGcgaagagaaggaaaaaggataACACCCTTACCATTGCAAATATCAGTTATGATGAAGGGCAAAGAAAAGAGGATTATATTAAGCCCACTATTGTTAAGTATGAACAGGATCAGAGAAAGGATGAAGTTTTCAACCTTGGAAGCAGCCGGTTTGACCAAGAGCGAAGCCGGTTAGATCTTGCCCGCATGATTATATTACATGGCTACCCCTTAGCCATGGTTGAGCATGTGGGATTCAAGGTATTTGTCAAGAATCTGCAGCCATTGTTTGATCTTGTGCCAAATAGCACCATTGAGCTGTTTTGTATGGAAATTTATGGGAAGGAGAAGCAGAAAGTTTATGATATGCTAAGTAAATTGCAAGGCAGAATTAACCTTGCTGTTGAGATGTGGTCTTCACCAGAGAACTCTAATTACTTATGCTTGACAGCGCattatattgatgatgattggAAACTACAAAAGAAGATTCTTAATTTTGTCACACTTGATTCTTCTCATACTGAAGACTTGCTTTCTGAAGTAATTATGAAGTGTCTGATGGATTGGGACATAGAGTGTAAGTTGTTTGCCATGACTTTTGATGATTGTTCTACTAATGATGATATTGTCCTGAGAATAAAGGAGCAGATCTCTGAAAACAGGCCCCGTCTAAGCAATGGTCAATTATTAGATGTGCGCTCAGCTGCACATGTTCTAAATTCACTTGTTCAAGATGCTGTGGAAGCTCTTCAAGTGGTGATCCAAAAGATTCGAGGAAGTGTTAGATATGTTAAAAGTTCACAATCAATACAAGGGAAATTCAATGAGATTGCCCAACAAACTGGAATCATCAGTCAGAAGAGCTTAGTTCTTGATTGTCCTATCCGGTGGAATTCAACATATGTGATGCTTGAGACTGCTGTAGAATACAGGAATGCATTCTGTCATTTGCCAGAGCTTGATCCTGACCTTGCTTTAAGTGATGACGAGTGGGAATGGGCAAGTTCCGTTACTGGCTATTTGAAACTATTTATTGAAATCATTAATGTCTTCTCTGGCAACAAATGTCCTACTGcgaatatatattttcctgaAATTTGTCATGTTCACATTCAATTGATTGAATGGTGCAAGAGCCCAGATAATTTTCTTAGTTCATTGGCAGCAAAGATGAAAGCTAAGTTCGATAAATATTGGAGCAAGTGCAGTTTGGCTTTGGCAGTAGCAGCTATCTTAGATCCCCGATTCAAGATGAAATTGGTGGAGTATTACTACTCCCAGATTTATGGCAGTACTGCTTTGGAACGAATTAAAGAAGTGTCTGATGGTATCAAGGAACTCTTTAATGCATACTCTATCTGCTCAACTTTGATTGATGAGGGTACAGCTTTGCCTGGCAGTAGCTTACCTAGCAGTAGTAATGATAGTAGAGATAGACTAAAGGGCTTCGACAAATTCCTCCATGAGACAGCTCAAAGTCAAAGTGCAATATCAGACTTGGAAAAATATTTAGAGGAGGCAGTCTTTCCTCGTAACTGCGATttcaatatattaaattgGTGGAGAGTTCACACACCAAGGTATCCAATCTTGTCAATGATGGCACGTGATGTTCTAGGAACTCCTATGTCAACTGTTGCACAGGAGTCAGCATTCAATGCTGGAGGTAGGGTGCTTGATAGCTGTCGAAGTTCACTGACTGCTGATACTCGACAGGCTTTGATATGCACACGAGATTGGTTGTGGATGCAATCAGATG ACCCCAGTCCATCTTCTAGTCATTATGCTCTACCCCTTTATGTTGAAGCAAATTGA